One Gammaproteobacteria bacterium genomic window, GAGCTAAACAACCATAAAATGGATATCTGTTGGAACCCGGAAGATAGCAACCACCTGCAGGATCTGTGGTATGGCATGTTCATTTTATGGTGCTCTAGCTATAGATGGATTCTGCGACTCCGCTTGGCGTTGGTACATGAATAAAAATTATTTATGCAATTCAATAGGTTGTAACATATTGATACTTAAAAATCCATTTTAAATCAGCGTGTTGCTTTGATTCATGCACCAACGCCACTCCGCTTCGCTTCGCGCAGAATAACTTACTATTTTTCAACTGCGTAACTCCTAACACTCAATGATGAGACGTCCTTTTGATTTCTTTTTAATGAGGCGGACCATTCCTGCGTTAAGCGTGCGAATTGATTCATGGATAACACTTCGGGACGGTCGCTTGGATCAACACCCGCCGATTCAATAGCAGAATCGGTGAGTAAACCACGCAAAGTGTTGCGTACTGTTTTACGGCGCTGTGAAAAGACCTGACGCACCAGGTATTCGAAATGCAGGTAATCCGCGATTACAACCGGAGGTATCGCGTGAGGTAGTAAGCGCGCTACCGCTGACTCCACTCGTGGCGGCGGATGAAAAGCTCCTGCCGATACGGTAAATAATCGTTCCACGCGACAACGGGATTGAATCATCACACTTAACCGGCCATAACTTGATTCTCCAGGGTGCGCCACCAGACGATCTACTACTTCGCGTTGCAGCATGAAGTGCATGTCAATCATTCGCGGCGGGCCAGGCGATAATTCGGTTGGATGAAGTTGATCCAGAATATGAAATAGTAGCGGAGTTGCGACATTGTAAGGAAGATTACCAACCAGCCTCGGCATTCCTCGGCTAGTTAGAGATGAAAAATCAAAGGAAAGTGCATCTGCCTGGTGAATAATTAATTCTCCAGCCGCCGCGCAGCGTTTCTGCAAATACGGAATGAGATCGCGATCCAGTTCAATAGCTTCAAGTCGTCCTATTTCCCGTAATAACGGCAACGTCAATGCTCCTCGTCCCGGGCCAATCTCGATTACATTCTCGCCGAGCTTGGGATTGATAGCGGCTATGATACGGGCCAGAACGCCAGGATCGTGAAGAAAATGTTGGCCAAAACGTTTGCGTGGCGTAGCGAGGTGGAAACTAAAATCAGAGTTCACGGATGCGTTTCATGATGTTGCTGGAGCTGAGTCCTTCCTCTAAGGGGACGAGATACACTTGTCCACCCCATGATTTCACCTCGCCGCCGCCCACCACTTGATCCTCGCGGTAGTCCGCTCCCTTGGCGAGTACGTCGGGACGCGCGGCGCGAATCAGCCCGAGCGGGGTATCTTCATCAAACAAAATTACCGCGTCCACCGCCGCCAGGGCAGCTAAAACCCGCGCACGGTCGCCTTCATGAATGATGGGACGCGCCTCACCTTTGAGCGCGCGTACCGAGCGGTCGGTATTGAGACCCACGATTAAACGCTGGCCGACGCGGCGTGCGCGTTCCAGGTAGGTCACATGGCCGGCGTGAAGCAGATCAAAACAGCCGTTGGTGAATACAATGCGTTCACTACGGCCACGCCAACGCTCGATTTGTTTCAGTAGTAAGGGTAGGGTAAAAATTTTCTCTGATTGAACGCGAGCTTGTTCATCGGAAAGGGCAGCGACCAATTCATCAGTGGTGATGGGAGTAGTACCCACTTTACCAATGACTACGCCCGCTGCGAGATTGGCAAGAC contains:
- the rsmA gene encoding Ribosomal RNA small subunit methyltransferase A; the protein is MNSDFSFHLATPRKRFGQHFLHDPGVLARIIAAINPKLGENVIEIGPGRGALTLPLLREIGRLEAIELDRDLIPYLQKRCAAAGELIIHQADALSFDFSSLTSRGMPRLVGNLPYNVATPLLFHILDQLHPTELSPGPPRMIDMHFMLQREVVDRLVAHPGESSYGRLSVMIQSRCRVERLFTVSAGAFHPPPRVESAVARLLPHAIPPVVIADYLHFEYLVRQVFSQRRKTVRNTLRGLLTDSAIESAGVDPSDRPEVLSMNQFARLTQEWSASLKRNQKDVSSLSVRSYAVEK